One window of Catonella massiliensis genomic DNA carries:
- a CDS encoding glutaredoxin domain-containing protein — protein MITIYGSKMCPDCQNCKYNFDRYGIDYKFLDVHTNLQYLKEFLKYRDTNPVFDRLKKVYDIAYPACIDEDGTVFTDWETYLRNKGLDPVYLA, from the coding sequence ATGATTACGATATATGGAAGCAAGATGTGTCCAGACTGCCAGAACTGTAAATATAATTTTGACAGATATGGAATAGATTATAAATTCTTGGATGTGCATACCAACTTACAGTACTTAAAAGAATTTCTAAAATACCGCGACACCAATCCTGTTTTTGACAGACTTAAAAAGGTCTATGATATCGCCTATCCTGCGTGCATTGATGAGGATGGAACCGTGTTTACAGACTGGGAGACCTACCTTAGAAATAAAGGATTAGATCCTGTGTACTTAGCATAA
- a CDS encoding MBL fold metallo-hydrolase — protein MSDFKAKGIYLGHSGFLLELESATLIFDWYQGDIPPIRGEKPLYIFASNINQDHFRPEIFGAVEQLPHAEIFIGYDHSIPEVDTFLDGLPEKIQDHVSCFGGDARLYSENGEMLVTSIPATEMGVGFIVEIEGKTIFHAGTLYLNQTASEEEYNKWYQKMSLEHPDLSIADYEAYLDHCEDEFEKCTDKIKGRTFDFAMLPLEPKFGDVGERTIKRYMEVANYKTWAPIQLHGMYEIVDELVTNHPEYAKNMIGVTTKPGVKQSIKSGEKFTFN, from the coding sequence ATGTCAGATTTTAAGGCTAAAGGTATATATTTAGGACATAGTGGTTTTTTGCTTGAGCTTGAGAGTGCTACTCTGATTTTCGATTGGTATCAGGGAGATATTCCGCCTATCAGGGGAGAGAAGCCACTTTACATATTTGCAAGTAATATCAATCAGGATCACTTCAGGCCTGAGATTTTTGGAGCGGTTGAACAGCTTCCCCATGCAGAGATTTTCATAGGATACGACCACTCTATCCCGGAGGTTGACACATTTTTAGACGGTCTTCCTGAAAAAATTCAGGACCATGTAAGCTGCTTTGGAGGAGATGCAAGGCTTTATTCTGAGAATGGGGAAATGCTTGTTACCTCAATTCCTGCTACAGAGATGGGAGTGGGCTTTATAGTTGAAATAGAGGGTAAAACTATTTTCCATGCCGGAACTCTCTACCTCAATCAGACTGCTTCAGAGGAAGAGTATAATAAATGGTATCAAAAAATGTCTTTAGAGCATCCTGACTTAAGTATTGCTGATTATGAAGCTTATCTTGACCATTGTGAAGATGAATTTGAAAAATGCACTGATAAAATAAAAGGAAGAACCTTTGATTTTGCCATGCTTCCACTTGAACCTAAGTTTGGTGATGTAGGAGAGCGTACCATAAAGAGATATATGGAGGTGGCTAATTACAAGACTTGGGCCCCTATTCAGCTCCATGGAATGTACGAGATTGTGGATGAGCTTGTGACAAACCACCCTGAGTATGCAAAAAATATGATCGGTGTTACTACGAAGCCGGGGGTAAAACAGTCCATCAAGTCCGGTGAGAAATTCACTTTTAATTAA
- a CDS encoding TetR/AcrR family transcriptional regulator, translated as MDVRVKLTKKMIFEAFLNILKNKPIAKMTVKEICFAAGINRTTFYKYYKDTYDLLEQIEDELIDNLQANLEHIDKSSLSDIFTIILTDISEKRKLYVALFSESQGKVFRKRLFSLCYEDNKKVLLEYFPGLPEDKQEWMYYFIADGCNSVLKQWIQGGFKQSIEELVDFLIKLIGAVNKFAEL; from the coding sequence ATGGATGTAAGAGTTAAGTTAACCAAAAAAATGATATTTGAGGCTTTTCTAAACATTCTAAAGAATAAGCCTATAGCCAAGATGACTGTGAAAGAAATCTGCTTTGCCGCAGGCATTAATAGAACTACATTTTATAAGTACTATAAGGATACCTATGATTTGTTGGAGCAGATAGAAGATGAGCTTATTGACAATTTGCAGGCTAATTTAGAGCATATTGACAAGTCAAGCCTCTCCGATATATTTACAATTATTCTAACTGATATCTCTGAAAAAAGGAAGCTTTATGTTGCCTTATTTTCTGAGAGTCAGGGCAAGGTATTTCGCAAAAGGCTGTTTTCGCTTTGCTATGAAGATAATAAGAAAGTATTACTTGAGTACTTCCCAGGACTTCCTGAAGATAAGCAGGAATGGATGTATTACTTTATAGCAGATGGATGTAATAGTGTCCTTAAGCAGTGGATACAAGGTGGGTTTAAGCAGTCTATAGAAGAATTGGTTGATTTTTTGATAAAGTTGATAGGAGCAGTTAACAAATTTGCAGAATTGTAA